From the Hemicordylus capensis ecotype Gifberg chromosome 1, rHemCap1.1.pri, whole genome shotgun sequence genome, the window AATACAATGCAATTGCCAATTGTCACAGCAGGAACAGCTGCAAACAGATATACACTGCTGACATTAATTATTGGGTTCAGAGTACCAGTTTGTAGGTTTAGGAGCCCAATGTCCATTTTACTAAAGGCCAAACTAACAAATGGTGCATCAGTATTTGTAGGCAAGAGTCTATTTCATCAAGTGCATGGATGGTAGAGATGATAGAGGGaggttgtgtgtctgtctgagtTAGAAGGGAATTCCTTTGCAACATGAgattaaaatataaacaaacacatcCTAATAGTAGAGATACCACACACAAGTCAATCATCTGGACTTAGTGATATTCAGTCAGTTGAAGTTGAAGTAATGAGAAACACCTCATTACCTACAGAATGCCTACAGAAGTAGATGGGTCCAATGCATCCAATACACATTTTATAGGCTGGTGCTCAATCTGCATGACCCACATGTGGGCTAAGTGCTGTAACTTAATCAACCCAAGTCTCTCATCTGGCTTTTGTCACAATAAATCTGTTGGACTGTAAGGTGCCCCAGAAATTTGCTTTTGCTGCAAGAGACTAACACTGCTATTCCTTTGGAATTTGTCCCAGGGTTAATGGCAATCTATCCTTCTCCTTTCTAGCTCTTAGGTCAGAGTAAGATTGCAGTCTTAGGGCTAATTTTTCAGTACTGGCAGAACTATTAATACAGAATAGATGAAGGCATGTTTGGTACATAAATGTCATGAAATGCCCAAGCAAGAatgatatttttgtttcccttaCCCAGTACTATGATGCTATTCAGTTGCCTGGAAGCAAGGTGCTGTTTAGGGGACCACATCAGAAGGAACAGCTTTTGCTTAGCAAACAGTACAGAAGTGACTGGCTCGGTCTCAAGCTACCCGAGTTAAGAGACTAAATGCCACCAGTGCTGGCATATGTGCACTCTCTTCTGCCtccttgcaggggcatagcaaggggaTAGCAGGCCCATGTTCACAGAGTGAGCACCGGTGGCCTCCCCACTTGCAGCGGTGCTCCCCATGGTAGCACATGCACTCATGCGCACATTGCCCCCCACCATGATTGCCTCTCCCCTCCAGCTGTCTGCCTGCTTGAAGCCCCTGCCATCACTGCTGACACTGGCCGCCTCtgcttctggccacccagctcCTATGCctgccctccttccatcagcccaTTGGGAGCATATGCACACCCTTCTTCCATCGGCTTCCCACCTCCCaagcccatcctccttccatcaggaGCACAAGCTCAACGGGAGCAACTCCACTTTCCTCGGCCTCCTTGAAAGCATGTACATGCCCTCCTTCCATCGGCCAGAAGAATAGCCAAAAGAAGGAGGATGGGCCTGGGACCCAGGTGAGTGGCCAaaggaggtggctggctggcagctgtggcagcagcagtggtagaAGCCCCGGGCCAGCCAGAGGGTGCAGCGGTGAGCTTAGCAGCTCCTTCCAGACGCTTATTGGCTCCCAGTCACAGGCAGCCTCGGGTTCTTTGATCCTGTCCaccttgcctcctcctctgagaCTTCTGCTGGATTGGTTAGGTGGAGGAAGCTCCGCTTAACCAATCCAGGATACGGCAGTAGAGTAATGAGGAAACTCTACAGAGCATTGTTGAGGCAAGAGGCCATGAAGGTGgtgaggaagaggaaagaaacaTTCAGCAAAGAGCTACTCCAAAGGTGTTGAGCAGCAGAGAGAGGCAACTGGTAGTGGAGAGCATTTTGCTGCCCTGCCAACACCTCAATAAACTATCACTTAAGGtcactgcttcaccttgcctcgtgGAAGGATGACCCCTGCTTTCCATCTCAATGCCTCCATTTCATTTCACCCCAgagcaaattttaaaatgttaggaGCAGAAATGTGCAGCTACCTACTTCTAGCTTTGGCACTACGGGAAAGTAAAAAGGTTCTTAGGATTTCCCAGAAGATAGGGGCCACACTGGAGGAGGGGGGTTTGGGAGAACAGGGTCCTGGGAGAGTATTCAAACATAAATAGCTTGGAAGAAAGGGGCCATGGAGGTAAACTATGGTTGCTCTTGGCATGGAACTACTCTCTGGAAGCAGAACAGAAGTCACCACCATTGAGGAGGTGAATGGTCTGTGCAATTCTGAGGCAACTGTGCGGGTTGTTTCTTCCCTTAGGCTCTGGTCACATGGTGAGAGTGCTGAAGAGTGGCCAGAGGTAAGGACACAAGGTACAGTACTGGATCACATATAAACATCAGAAAAGAAACTGAAGCTAATATAATCTGTGTTTATCTAACTTTACATAGGTAAGAAGTATATACATACCTCAGTTTCATTAATCCCAACCACTATGAAAAGAGCAGCATACTGCCGATAAACCAGCTTAAAATCTTTGTATTCAATGAAGGAACACTAAAAAAGGCACAAAGTAAAGAATATAAATGGATGCACAAGATATGAATTTGCCAATAAACACCTGCTTATTGAATAATCGTCTGACTTACTACTCAATTGTGAGAACATAGCACCAGACATTTCCAGTTTATACAAGCATAAATGAGATAAGCTAACAAAGTGTATCAAGTGTGCAGAAAATCAGCATTAGCAGTGTATTTTATTTACCTGTTTTAAAGGCAGGTGGCTTGTAAACTACATGGCAAATCAAAACAGGTTTAAAGTCAAATTAGACAAGATGGGTTAGCCATGTAGATTTTCTCCATGTGCCTGCCTTCTTTACATATACAACAGCAGTGAAGGGCTCTATTCGTTATATCAAAAGAAGTGTCTGGAGGAGGGAAGTAAAACCTACTACCCTCCTGTTTTAACTCTATGCTCCATTGATTTAAGCCATTTTCTCCTAATCCAGCTCTCTTCCAGCTTAAAACAACCGCGTGTAGCAAAGTGAGACAGAGGAGAAGTTCTCTCTCCACACCCCTTTTCATGTAAAGAACAGACATGCTTGATCCCTGCTTAATAGGTCAGCAGAGAAGGCATGTGAACAGCTGCCCCATCATATCTTGGTTGGCCCTTAAAAGGCCCAAATCTGACACTCAGTCACACCAGCATAATCTTTCTCAGGGTCTTACAGAGATGAGGATGACTAACATTCAGGCATACAAAGTAAGCTTGGCAGGAAGGAGAACGGAATGGCTCTATACTATAAAATACTCCACTGTCTTACTGAAATGAAGGAGGCTTCAAAGTGATTTTGCCTCTATTACTTAGCAACAGTTTGCAGTTGAAGAAAACATTGGCtagcaattaaaaacacaaaaagaatGGGGATTTTTTTCTTTAAGAGAACATGTCTCTAAGCATAGATGAGCAACAATCTAAATATTATGGAGAGtgaaccaaataatacaaaatatcagtcaattaaaaagcaaaaaacccaGCACCAAATGGGCAGCCTTTCAAGTTCATTGTTATACAGTGAATATATTTTCTTGCCCCAAaacagagatttatttattttcagatgaGCCATAAATGTCTTCCACATAGGGGTTTCTGTTCATTCGAGGAAGGAAACAGATCTacacacacaaatgtgtgtgtatgtagattAGCATCCTCCACTGGGACTTCAAAGAGCGGTGGCTCTAAAGGAGAATCCCATGCTTGCATCAGAGTTCTCATACTGCAAAGCTATTCCTTAATTGGGACAACTAATTATTGCCTTGATTATACATAACTCATCTTTATAGTACTTTCCCAGTAAACAAAGTAGTGACAGATAATATTTCGGAACAGACAAAAGGTCACAACCACCCTGGTTAACTCCCCACTTCAGAATTCCATGCCACATGATGAGGGGAACCCAGATTCCTCTAAATTTGGGCCTAGGTTGTATAGGGCTTGTTGCCACCAGCCAGTTCTTCCGGCCCCAAAGCACGCTTATCCTTACAAAGTGAAAGAAAAGATTGCTAGGGACAAGCAAGAAGAGATTGCTAGGGACAGGAGAGGTCTTGCAGGCATCATCCTTTGCTAGTCTGGTCTCAACACAATAATTTTCTGTTGGAAAGTATGGATTGCTTTGGGGAGCCTCTCAATTCAATGAAATGAACTGGGAGGCATAGAAAACTACAACTCAGATGCACCCTGACAGGAAATAGTGCTCTTGCGCATGCTCAAGAATACCCAAGCAAACATAAGGCTTCTCCTACATGGCCTCTCCTGTCTCTAGTGACCCCATCAAGATATGATGGGGCAGCTGTTCACATGCCTTCTCTGCTGACCTATTAAGCAGGGATCAAGCATGTCTGTTCTTTACATGAAAAGGGGTGTGGAGAGAGAACTTCTCTGCCTCACTTTGCTACACGCGGTTGTTTTAAGCTGGAAGAGAGCTGGATTAGGAGAAAATGGCTTAAATCAATGGAGCATAGAGTTAAAACAGGAGGGTGGTAGGTTTTACTTTCCTCCTCCAGACACTTCTTTTGATATAATGAATAGAGCCCTTCACTGCTGTTGTATATGTAAAGAGGGCAGGCACATGGAGAAAATCTACATGGCTAACCCATCTTGTCTAATTTGACTTTAAACCTGTTTTGATTTGCCATGGTAGTTTACAAGCCGCATGCCTTGAAAACAGGTTTTGCCACCAGGTAGGTTCCCTTATTGGCACCAGGTAGAGAAGCTTGCATGGAGACCTTCCCATCCACATCACGACTGGGTAAGAGGCAAGGGCAGCAGGACATTGTTCAGGACTTATGAGGAGTTGCAAGGGGCTTGCAGGACTGAGTAGAAGATTCTAGGTCCTGTCGCACTCCCAGTGACATGATTGTGGCAAGTTCCGAATTTGGAACTGGGCTCAAGAGAAAAAAAGTTATTTTCAACATTTGTGGGGAAATAGGTTGGTTTGCCAAGCCCAATTCAGAATCAGTCCAGGAGACATTTGCTCACTGTGGTGGGGGAAAAACACTTTACTGGTTTTACCCAATTTTTCTCACAGGTTTGAACTGGCTAGTGGACAAACATCACATGACCGCAGCAGAACCATGTCTTAAAATGTGGGCCTGCCTCAATCACATGTAAAGTGACTGGTAATGGTGGAGGATGCAAATTAAAGTATAAAGGGGTGCACAGTGTAAAGGGGTGCACAGATCCTACCCCACTTGCTGCTTTATCCCCTGGAGCCCTGACAAAGACATTTTTATTCTAGACAGGTTCCAATGCAGGACCAAAGTGGCTGGAGTGATGGGTTGGGGAGAAGATTAAGCATCTCCTGCATACACACATCCCTTTTGTACTTTaaatcaatcacacacacacacacacacacacacacacacacacacacacacaccctctttgtATGTACCTGGGCAGACCCAAGTTTAAAGCCATGGGTCTGTCACTGTCACATGTAGCTTGGCCCTAAAACTTGTACGTAAGAACAAAATACATACTTGCTCCTTAGACCGGGAAAGGCAATGCTTGATTACTTCAGCTTCCAGTATTGTTCGCTTATGAAGGTCCATATATTCATAGTAACGAGAGAGCCTTGTTTGGCCTTGCTTGTTCACCATAAGGAAAAACTTGATCATGTTCCGTGATCTGCTCTAAAGATCCTTCTGAGGTTTGATGGTCAAAATATACATCTGAAGAGGGTGAAGTCAGAAATGTGAGATCCTAAAACTATCAGAAAATGGACAATTTTATCCTGTGAGTTGGCTCTGGATTGAAGACAACATTTTCAGGCTTAGACTATGGGGTCAGGTGAGAGAAGCTGTTGAGGACTCCACAACCATCTCCAGCAACTGCCTGGAAGCTACCGCTTAAATGGGCTCTTCTCGAAGCACATTAGCTACTGAAATGCTTTAGCAGCATTATTGCAGATGTTTTCCAGTACCGAATCTCACCGCCCCCCTCACCTCGCCCAAGCAAATTCCACAAGGAGAGATGCTTAGCAGGCATGTGGGAGGAAACTGAGTCGCCAGAGTTTCTTTGGAAGAATTGCGTTCTGCAGAAAATCAAAATGCCAGGAAAGAAAAGGATGAAGGAAATTTAGCTCTGCATTAATGTGCTGTCAACAGACATATCAAACTGAAAGGTGCAGACGTGCACAGCAGTGAGGATGCGTCTTTACTCCGCAAAGTATCTGTGTGAAAAAATTTACAGTCAATTTGCCCAAAGCCCACTACGAAGGCCACCAACGCATCTATGTAACTAGCCTCAAGCTTTTGAGGTGGAATCAGGGGGGCATTGGGGGGGGCAGGTTATATGGCTAATTTGCAGTGGAGAATTTTTTGAGGTGCTTACAGCTTATTAGACCTTGTAGTTACGGGTCTAGGCATGGATTTCATCTTTTTTTACCCCGTTAAAAGCCCAGTTTTATCTGTCTGTACAGATAAAAGATCAAAATAAGAAACAACCTATCTCAATTACCTAGAGCAGTGCTTTTTGTATACTATCTAATTATCAAACACAGTCTAAtcctcactcagtcatgaagcaaaCTGGGTGGCCATGGGAACATTActttttctcagcctaacctacctcactgatgtttgtttgtttatttaacatatttgtataccacccaaaacgcaagtctctgggtggtttacaacaaaacaataaaaacaacaagtaaaaaggttaaaacattacaacaattttaaacttaaaacaatgttaaaactattaaaaatcatcaaactattaaaacagtatctaattaaaagcctgggtgaacaaatgtgtcttgactgcccttttaaaagttgtaagagatgaggaggctcttatttcagcacggagcatgttccaaagcctcgagagagcaatggagaaggcctgtccctgagcagccaccagatgagccggtggcaactgcagacaaacctctcctgatgatctctatgggcagtgtggttcatagcaaagaagacgttctcttaaatacccagggcccaagcttacGGGGATAATATTAAATTCTACATATGCCAGAGTGCACACCTAGAAGGTATGAGATTTAAGTGGAGCAGTGGGATTTTAATATGACCAAAGCCCCAAAGACCTCTGCTTGCTCAAGGGATCCATCATTCCCCAATTCACCACCCTAAGCTCCCACAAAAGCCACTCCTGAGAGTTGAGATACCCTCAAGGATGGCATGGGATGTAGCATAGGGGATAACTCTGAGAATTTCCTTCCTCCCTGCACAAAACATTCCATGCTACTCCTGAGAGTTGAGGGGTAACATTTGGTGGAGGGAGATGactcaggtttttgtttttttgttttcaaaCACATTTCTACTGCACCAAGTCATTGTCCTGGAGCTGCTTTTTTGCTCTGTGAGACCAAACATGTGGGTACAATATGATCGTGGTTCTCCTACCAGTTCTGTCCTAACTTAAGCTAGATTGGGACCAAACAAGCATAAATTAGtaaaacaatacaattaaaacaatacaaagatAAACTATCATACAAAACTAAAGCAGGAGCAGTACTATATTTAAGAGCAGCAGTTAGTCAATATCCAGGGAAGGCCCTCTGATATAAAGATGCTATATGAGggctgtaggagggccttctctatggccacccctcttctttggaacactcttcccccctagatccattcagccccctccctggctgcttttaaggcccttctcaagtcccacctgtttcaccaggcatttgccctttcattattattttaattaattggtattggcattgttgttcactgcctagagtccttggaggaggcggtatataagacaatctaaataaataaataaataaataaataaataaataatagtagtagtatcaCCTGCCAGTAGAAGCTGCTGTACTGAGAGATTGCCAGGTGAATCccgctggcagggagggagagtcAGCAAGCGGGAGTTGCAGACAGCAGAGAGAAAATGAGTCCAATTACTATGCAACACAGAATGTGCACCCTGCAAGGTTGTAAGCATGCAGTTACGCAGCTGCAAGAATTGCATTTACACAAGAGTAATCTCATTTCCAAccgtgctcttgtgcaactgcgtgCTTGCAACTTCATGACGTGCACGTTGCACTGCATAGTATGTGGGCCATTCTGCTTTGTGGTTATGATATTAATGGgcaacaatgggcagcatccagtctAATACTTCTGTGAACAGAAGATGTTCTGCTCGTGCAAGGTTGGGGGAGAGGCAATTCCTGCCAATACCCCCTTCCCCATGTAGACCTGTGCGAGCGGAATATCTCCCATTTCATAATAACtactctggatgctgcccaatatctTTAATGtacaaatgtatttaaatattaATGTTACCTATAATTGTAGTTctgcattttatatttttaaacagGTTTTGTAAGGTGCTTCGAGAACGTATTTTAGTAACTTAATCAATctcataaatacaataaataaaaagatgacCTTGCTGCTGAATGACAATTCCCAACATTACTTTATACAAAGCCTGACTTTCACTTAAACATTACACCAGAGCCAAACTGTATTCTTGATTAATACTATTAAGCTTTCACTCAAAGTAAACATGTTGATTTACTTTCCAAATTCAGAACTTGCTTACTACCTTAAAGGGCAAGATTACACAATCCTCTTTGGCACCTGAAAGGCTTAAGTGGAGCTTCTCTGCTCCTGTCCAcagtttaaaaaatgaataacTGGAGGAGCTGAACAACTATGCTTTGCTGCAGTAGGCACCTGTTATGGCTTGAGGAAGTCCAAAGTAGGCCTGTGTGTGACTGATTTGGGGCCGATTTGGGGATATTACAAATCCAGACATATCCCAGAATCAGCCACACACGATGGGGTCAATTTCATGGCACCTTTATGTAACCTCAGCATAACATACAGATACTGCACAAGAAGTTTCATCATCTAGCTACCACCCAGTCACTCTCTTGCCATGCACTGGGCCATTCGCTGGCTGAGTTCAACCACGCCTAGGTGCAATGCTGTTCTCACACAACTCCTCCACAGCAGCAATACACTATCACCACTTGCAACATATCTATTGCTCAGAATGATGTGACTAGTCTCCCTTTTATTCCATTGAGTCTGCAAACAGAATTGTTCACCTTTAGCATGAGTAATGGTTGCAAAACTGAATGGTTGCAAAACACGACAAGTGTCATGATTTCATTTCCTCAGTTTTagtaggagatatatatataggtCATCAGCCACACCCATGTTGAAGCAATATTTGCTATTTATTTCTTCTGTATCAGTTCTTCCAAGGGAGTCTAGCGTAAAGGTACGCATTGACCTAAGCTTAAGCTGAAGCCCGTAGCACTTTCAAATGCCCCTTACCTTCTCAAATATGTCCCAGGTCATAGTCTGAAGGTGCCTGATaactttcacacattatgttcaatgcacaaagtgtaccttgcatttgaggggtctgttcccatgttcactttaaaaatgcatgtGTTGTCaatcacaaacacatgtacatgtatacagacacgTGTACACACATTTAAGATAAGGTCTGAAGATAGGACTTTTGCCTATGGTCACATTGGTATTTGCAGGTTTTAGTAGCACTTCAGATACATGCAAAAAGTCAAGACTAATTTTTACCAGCTTCTCGAAAGCaccctggttaaaaaaaaacaccaatacTCTTCCCTCTTTTCCTGTACACGGAACagtctttatttattcattcattcatttttatgtgGAATCGGCTGCCTGCCATTCCAGAACAGCCCCCACCTACTACCACCAAGAACTGAAACTGACTAGACCAGAAGCTGCTCTAGTTTCACTGCTACATTGATGTGCTGGGATTGGCTAAAACAGcttcaaatacacacacaaaaataaataaaattaaatagacaCAGCCATTATGTTCCCAGTAACGCTTACCCCCTATTTTGTTTGCACAGTTATCAAACTGATAATATTGGACTGGATTTGGGCTAAAACCACAGCAGTATTAAAGGAAACCTATTGCTCTTAAGAACAGATTGTATTAGTGCACAAATCAGCTCTATGTCGATAGAaggcaatttaaattaaatagtgTTAATCAGGCAAAGCTGTGTCATCAATTTCCACCCCCCGCCCACGTAGTATCTGGAAtataagtgtggattttaaacagtgagacatggaacagTGAAGTTGACGTCTGCACATCGAAACGTCTGTTCTTTATTTggagtttttaattttattttaatctatgcAATAAAAACATCTGGAGAGAAGAATTAATTTAAAAGTTAGGTTTAACTTTGATCTGCATAGTTAAGTTGGTGGGCAATTACAACAATAAGAACTGGACAGAGGCAGAATGGACAGTTCATTTACACCCTTTATCCTACTGGCTTCAAAGAGAAAATATCCGTGTTCTGGTGATAGAATCACCCCTATATTTCCTGTTGCATTTTAACTATACATAGTAACTATGGACACCACAGTCTGATTCATTGCCAGTTCTACTCTGAAGTCTTTTGTACTCTGTCATTTGTCTCACTTGATTTTATTTATAAGTGGATGCTGGATTTCCTCATGGGAAGCTTGTTATATGAATCACTGCCAGTATGCAGAATTACTGTGTTATTATCATGCATAGATATAGGcataattctctgctatgcaaaACCAGTTTTAATTATGCAGCTGTTAAGAGAGCATATCAGGCTATTTACAGAACACAGGAGGTCCTTTCCTCACAAGCCAAAAGCAACTTCTACTAccaagcactgttccctgtagcagggattcccagaagttgttgactacgattcccagaatccctagccaaaggccactgcagctggggatgagggaGTTGGGGTCAACAAcaattgggaatccctgttacagggaacactgctcccaagtcAAATGAGTCCTCTTCAAGCTATGGGGACTTGTCCGAGTAAGTGGATTGCAGTCATTGCTAATAGTGGAGTTTCTCAAACTTGTGGGTcagaatgatggaagttgcagtccaacaaaatctggggacccaagtttgagaaccccgggCTTATAAGTTTAGATATGTGTCTTGTCTCTGTGAAaagacaaaacaacaaaacataccCACTCAAccacgtgtgtgcgtgtgtgtatacacacacatacatacatacatacctttaaaaaaaggaCCGTGTTTTTAACCTTTATATGCTTATTTTGCGTTCTATTTTTCCTAAACAGCAGGTAAAAGGCAGTTCACAGATCACTAAATGTCTTTCAATAGTGCCTCACAAATTGGATATGAAATGTGAGGCCCGCGTGTGCCCTGATTAGGCATCCAAGCGCACCCGTGCCTCTCATTTTTGTATCCAGCTCACTTTTATTTATTGTAGAGCTTTAAACAATGGGGGCACAGTCTATTATACCACATTAAGATTCTGTCACCTCTTTCTGATAGATGGTTAGACCCAGTCTAATTGTGAGCCCAAAAGGTTGGTTAAAGTGTGCTAGGAATAACCAATAGATGTTAAGTGATTCATATAGGCTCTTAGTTTACACCCGTGTAACGTGATGAAAGAATGGTTCACAGCTTTATTGTAATTTTAGAATGATTGTGGGGTTTAAATCACATGCTCATACTATGTATGGGCAGAAGGAGAGGGATTATGGTGGGTCAACACATAGAAATAAGAAAACCCCAGCATTTAAATTTAAGGAATGAGTGAGTGACAGGGTCTAGGCTATGGATAACAAGCACAATTGTCATAAAAGAAGAGCTGAATCAGATGTAGTTGTCAAACAGATGGCATGCACATGGAGTTGTCAAAGGTAAAGCAAGGGGACAGTGCAGAAGAAAATTCCTAGGAATTACTTACAAACTAAACACCAGACTCTAACAACTTTCATGTAAGCAAACTTCCATTAATAAAATGGGTACTTTCTTGCCTCTTGCAGCATCCCCTTAAAAACTGCTCCCGAGGAGTGCTGTTTGGCtttaaccaaaacaaaacaaaaaccttacaACAGTTCACAAACAGGGTGTGGTGGTGATATCTTTCCCTAGTTGTTAGTCCTCCCTATCCGGTAGTCATAGATTTATGTAAGGCTTACCTTGAACAAGACTGCACAGTGTTTAGCCTTTTAATATGTTTTCAGTGCTTAGGGTTGGACATGAAATATATGAAGCGATAATACAGATGACAGTGGATTTGAGCATGGGATGAATGCCTTTCTCAGAGCAATTAGTGGAAGTTTCCAGGTCAGAGAGCAAGACAGATTTAAACCCCAACATCTCTAATTGTTGAAGGAAGCACATGGCACACAGTCTCTGAACCCAAACACTGTAGCTAATAGGTATAATAGTAAGAAGTGCCTATCCTCCATGTATTTACCTAATCCTTTTTAACACCACTTATACTAATAACCATTACAACATCCTGTGGAAATGAATACTATCAGTTAAATATGTGTTAAGTACTTCCTTTGTTTTAAATCTgctacttagcaatagcaatagcacttacatttatataccgctctatagctggaagctctctaagcggtttacaatgatttagcatattgcccccaacattctgggtactgattttaccgacctcggaaggatggaaggctgagtcaaccatgagcccctggtcaggatcgaacttgtaaccttctgcttacagggcggcagttttactactgcgccaccaggggctcttagcaATTTGAATGAGTGACTCTGGTCTGGTTTTTTTTTTGAGACAGTAATttttctctgttcactctctccatGCTGTGTACGAATCTTTATTTTCTCTTCCCTCATCTCTTCAATTATTTAAACATATAATTCATCAAGAGCAATACAGATTGTTGGGGAACAATTCTGTCCAACTCTTGTGAAAATTACATCTACAGAAAGCAATAGCTTTACTGGTGTGTCGTCAGGTTGTGTGGTTTCACAAAGAGCAGGACTTTTTCAAATAAAAAGCCATCTTCACCACcatccagggtggatttgatttaaatcaaactgatttaaatcacgatttaaattactagcagggtggataaaaataaaaaaaatccgatttaaatcaaaaaaatccgatttaaataaaaaatggatttttttgatttaaattggatttttttgatttaaatcggattttttttatttttatccaccctgctagtgatttaaatcgtgatttaaatcagtttgatttaaatcaaatccaccctgccaccATCACCTTCCAAAAACTTCGAGGAGTTACCATGAGCTCACAGAAAGAGATGAAGTAGATGACATCAATTTGGCTCTTTAAAATATCATGTTTAATATGGAAATACACTGAAGTTCTAAAACCATTTGCAATTCAAGAGGTTTGTTCGTAGGACTGCCAGCACGATAGGAGAAGCACTCTGACTGAGTAAAAGAGCTGGGAGACTCACAATCAGCAGGCATGAGAACTCCAAACACTGAGATTGGAGGTCCGGAGcatgatcatgtgtgaggcagcTGCTGAGTAGGAtgccttttccttctaccttgggaAAACGCTGAGGACAGGATCCCAGAATGGCGCATTCCTCTGACCCAGTTCCTGCCTTGCAAATGATCACACTCCCCTcttcctaccttaatgtttggagTTCTCACAACTGCTGACTGGGAATGTACCTGGTTCTCCAATTAGCTTCCAAATAACCAAACATTGTCCAAAATGGCTACACCTGACAAAGTCACATTCCTCAAATGCACATATGATAGTCAAATACCATTTCACTGTGCTTACCTGAAAACCTTTGAAAGAAACCCCTTTCAAGCTCCATTTCTAGACTGGGCACTGTGCCCCATTTCCAGTGATCAAAATCTggtatttaattgattttgagAAGCA encodes:
- the AP4S1 gene encoding AP-4 complex subunit sigma-1 isoform X1 gives rise to the protein MIKFFLMVNKQGQTRLSRYYEYMDLHKRTILEAEVIKHCLSRSKEQCSFIEYKDFKLVYRQYAALFIVVGINETENEMAVYELIHNFVEVLDKYFSRVSELDIMFKLDRVHIILDEMVLNGCIMETNKIRILAPLLVLDKMAES
- the AP4S1 gene encoding AP-4 complex subunit sigma-1 isoform X2 — translated: MIKFFLMVNKQGQTRLSRYYEYMDLHKRTILEAEVIKHCLSRSKEQCSFIEYKDFKLVYRQYAALFIVVGINETENEMAVYELIHNFVEVLDKYFSRVQPRAAPDSTLCSACFCSSGTLSLCMQNPDQSVNIWPTLNVRNN